Proteins co-encoded in one Jeotgalibacillus malaysiensis genomic window:
- a CDS encoding zinc transporter ZupT → MDGAVLYAFLLTLFAGLATGVGSMFAFFSKRTNTAFLSIALGFSAGVMIYVSFIEIFPKALDELTAGHGEQTGTLFTVIAFFAGMLFIGLIDKLIPTVGNPHESKFVESAQDPEGGETVAAKATKKATLSKSAALRLRKMGVFMALAIAIHNFPEGLATFISALDDPAVGLAIAIAIALHNIPEGIAVSVPIYYATGSRRKAFKLSFLSGLAEPAGALIGFLILMPFLTDTVFGLVFAAVGGIMVFISLDGLLPAAREYGKAHHAMYGMVAGMIVMASSLILLM, encoded by the coding sequence ATGGATGGAGCAGTATTGTATGCGTTTTTGTTAACGCTTTTCGCCGGGCTGGCGACGGGCGTGGGCAGTATGTTCGCGTTTTTTTCGAAGCGGACGAATACGGCTTTTCTGTCGATTGCACTTGGGTTTTCAGCGGGTGTGATGATTTATGTTTCATTTATTGAGATTTTTCCGAAGGCTTTGGATGAACTCACTGCGGGGCATGGTGAACAGACTGGGACGCTGTTCACGGTAATCGCGTTTTTTGCGGGGATGCTGTTTATTGGTCTGATTGATAAGTTAATTCCTACTGTTGGAAACCCGCATGAATCTAAGTTTGTTGAGTCCGCGCAGGATCCTGAAGGCGGAGAAACAGTTGCTGCGAAGGCGACGAAAAAAGCGACGCTGAGTAAAAGTGCTGCGCTCCGTTTACGTAAAATGGGTGTGTTTATGGCCCTTGCGATTGCGATTCATAACTTTCCTGAAGGACTTGCGACATTTATTTCTGCACTGGATGATCCGGCTGTGGGGCTTGCGATTGCAATTGCGATTGCGCTGCATAATATTCCTGAGGGGATTGCGGTGTCTGTTCCAATTTATTATGCAACCGGGTCACGCCGAAAAGCGTTTAAGTTGTCTTTTTTATCCGGGCTTGCAGAACCGGCTGGTGCATTAATCGGCTTTTTAATCTTAATGCCATTTTTAACAGATACAGTGTTTGGCCTGGTCTTTGCAGCTGTCGGCGGCATTATGGTATTTATCTCGCTGGACGGTCTGCTGCCTGCTGCGCGTGAATATGGAAAAGCGCACCACGCCATGTATGGTATGGTGGCTGGTATGATCGTGATGGCTTCAAGCTTAATTTTACTAATGTAA